GTGCCGTCCTCGCGGACGGCCACCACGACGTGATTTGCGCTACCGATGATAAAGACGTCGCGGGCGATGGATGCGCCGGTCAGCAGAGCCTCCTTGCGCGCCGCGTCCTCGTCCACGAAGTCGCATCCATCCTCGTCCGGGATGAAGCGGCCGTTCTCATGGATGTCGAAATGGAATCGCGGCATCTGCGACTCAAAGCGTTG
This genomic stretch from Bradyrhizobium sp. CCGB12 harbors:
- a CDS encoding DUF6894 family protein, producing the protein MPRFHFDIHENGRFIPDEDGCDFVDEDAARKEALLTGASIARDVFIIGSANHVVVAVREDGTPCMRISFALEVDRG